In Callospermophilus lateralis isolate mCalLat2 chromosome 10, mCalLat2.hap1, whole genome shotgun sequence, a single genomic region encodes these proteins:
- the LOC143408995 gene encoding keratin-associated protein 19-9b-like: MSYYYGNYYGGLGYGLGGFSGLGYGYGSRYGLGGYGGYGYGYFRPSFYRGYYSSGFY, encoded by the coding sequence ATGAGCTACTACTATGGCAACTACTATGGTGGCCTGGGCTATGGCCTTGGTGGCTTCAGTGGCCTGGGCTATGGCTATGGCTCCCGCTATGGCCTTGGGGGCTATGGTGGTTATGGCTATGGCTACTTCCGCCCCTCTTTCTACAGAGGATACTATTCATCTGGATTTTACTGA
- the LOC143408966 gene encoding keratin-associated protein 19-3, translated as MSYYGSYYGGLGYGLGGFGGLGYGYGCGCGSFRRLGYGCGYGGYGYGSGFGGYGYGLGRPSYYGGYGFSRFY; from the coding sequence ATGAGCTACTACGGCAGCTACTATGGAGGCCTGGGCTACGGCCTTGGAGGCTTCGGTGGCCTGGGCTATGGCTATGGCTGTGGCTGTGGCAGCTTCCGCAGACTGGGATATGGCTGTGGCTATGGAGGCTATGGATATGGCTCTGGCTTTGGAGGCTATGGGTATGGATTGGGCCGCCCATCATACTATGGAGGATATGGATTTTCTCGCTTCTACTAA